One region of Chlorobiota bacterium genomic DNA includes:
- the frr gene encoding ribosome recycling factor, which yields MDVKLILAEAEGSMKKAIEHCAIDFAKIRTGRATPSLLDSVRVDYYGSLVPISQVANVTTPDATMIVVQPWEKNMIGPIDRAIQAANLGLNPANDGVVLRLPIPPLTEERRREIAKMAKKVAEDSKIGVRNARRDAMEALKKAEKEEHMSEDARKGGEADVQKLTDRYIAEIEKLFAEKEKDILSV from the coding sequence ATGGATGTTAAACTGATCCTTGCCGAAGCCGAAGGCAGCATGAAAAAAGCAATCGAGCATTGCGCGATTGACTTCGCAAAAATCCGCACCGGGCGCGCCACGCCAAGCCTGTTGGATTCCGTGCGGGTGGATTATTACGGGTCGCTGGTGCCGATTTCGCAGGTGGCCAACGTCACCACCCCCGATGCCACGATGATCGTTGTGCAGCCGTGGGAAAAAAATATGATTGGGCCGATTGATCGGGCAATCCAAGCCGCCAATCTGGGCCTGAACCCGGCGAACGATGGCGTGGTGCTTCGCCTGCCGATTCCCCCCCTAACCGAAGAACGCCGCCGCGAGATTGCAAAAATGGCCAAGAAGGTTGCCGAGGACTCCAAGATCGGTGTCCGCAACGCACGCCGCGATGCCATGGAGGCTTTGAAAAAGGCCGAAAAAGAGGAGCACATGAGCGAGGACGCACGCAAGGGTGGGGAAGCCGACGTGCAAAAACTGACCGACCGCTACATTGCCGAAATCGAAAAACTGTTCGCTGAAAAAGAGAAGGATATTCTGTCGGTGTAA
- a CDS encoding choice-of-anchor D domain-containing protein: MLICWPASGQSLNQYQFSSSTGASLTDMGSASSLLGSYQDDVASSVTNIGFTFKLAGTSYTQFSVSSNGALGLGSSTVTTTYCCPPSLASSYGTPIITAYWRDQYCPSDGGVYYLLSGSSPNRVLTVEWRVNQCCVSSSYQVKFQVRLYETTNAIEFVYGSGSSAYGTSYNGSVGISISSTQFASINTSTPSVSFSSYSSTYYPTSGTLYKLAPCVANLMIAGDLAQGGTVKMANNDSLFTGGAFLVQRGNAPTFQPFSASNGSASLPACGTRTYTYSISGASASEYSLSNSASGPFTSVLSGTLVNAATSTPYIRFAPTGLGVRPAVLTIQDDNGFSINYNLAAQGSTRVQYVGNIAEGGTAAMADQDTLMRIIRVDRFAWRDCTPLSILNFNSNAAAPAMPVTYTITDPTNQYKLVNPVGGGLVNTFSTTVQATGTSTPVIRFLPVGVANQLATLTVTTEDGKRTFNLYAYSRAAGADFFINSTKLTSDAELFKKDFICTGESFVTLPVVMKNIGEGTMRITDVEAYETDTIYMQGAPRYQLRRVNGTALIGTKDYFLTTDPGVAPASSNATPFYPLETPEAGNSTYYLTFVPQKPGKRFTRMFIHTNAANFTGVDVDGTVRDGLLVLDLFGRGIGALPAASNGSAISAVTMPQTKIGKTSTTTIQLCNNGACDLRVGRRQFHVFGGDAQEFKIVEAFLGIGTEQSNNDDTWVIPPDSCASITFSFTPSRSGTRRATVQLQTNDSTIILPGNTERGSYYWDISGVGLATVQTNDVAVAPSVIDAPGAEAGIGNAHAENNTIELTVIEKVVIAGPDAAEFAMNPAKPWPAVPFAISPGQSIDLSIIHTPAAGSQPGPRNAMLLLITSTGDTLTAAITGEANTRTIAVAPASLFDNVTIPVGKVARQTVMITNNGTAPLRLGTTTITGATSTDYTLGRLPRTSLAPGQSEFLEVTYRPLNQGTSTATLTINSNATNGALTVQLGGTATRIQPGTGESNGTSSVDATFGANGTTLWQTTPNPGRDLVKLAYRLANAGNVSVKLYNEQGQEVLTLDEGARAAGDHSVSFSVRELNSGSYHYRLSVNGQTITRSMVVAK; encoded by the coding sequence ATGCTGATATGCTGGCCGGCAAGCGGCCAGTCGCTTAATCAGTACCAGTTTTCATCCTCGACAGGGGCCTCGCTGACCGACATGGGCAGTGCAAGTTCGCTGTTGGGATCATATCAGGATGACGTAGCCTCATCCGTCACGAACATCGGGTTTACGTTCAAGCTTGCCGGAACCAGCTACACACAATTCTCCGTTAGCTCGAACGGGGCGTTGGGTTTGGGCTCATCAACAGTAACCACTACGTATTGCTGCCCGCCATCACTGGCTTCCAGCTATGGCACCCCAATCATCACAGCATACTGGCGCGACCAGTACTGCCCAAGCGATGGTGGCGTGTACTACTTGCTGAGCGGGTCATCGCCAAACCGCGTTTTAACAGTGGAGTGGCGTGTGAACCAATGCTGCGTTAGCTCTTCCTACCAAGTGAAGTTCCAAGTGCGGCTGTACGAAACGACCAACGCTATTGAGTTCGTGTACGGGTCCGGTTCTTCCGCGTACGGCACCAGCTACAATGGGTCTGTTGGTATCAGCATCAGCTCAACACAGTTTGCTTCTATCAACACCTCAACTCCATCTGTCTCCTTCTCATCGTACAGCTCCACCTACTACCCAACCTCGGGGACACTCTACAAACTGGCACCATGCGTTGCCAATCTGATGATTGCAGGGGACCTTGCGCAAGGTGGGACAGTAAAGATGGCCAACAACGACAGTTTGTTTACAGGCGGGGCGTTCTTGGTCCAACGCGGCAATGCCCCAACGTTCCAGCCGTTTTCAGCCAGCAACGGATCGGCATCGCTTCCGGCGTGCGGCACGCGCACCTACACGTACAGCATTAGCGGGGCAAGTGCTTCGGAGTATAGCTTATCGAACTCCGCTTCCGGTCCTTTCACTTCGGTGTTAAGCGGCACGTTGGTCAACGCAGCCACCAGCACGCCGTACATTCGCTTTGCGCCAACAGGGCTGGGGGTACGCCCGGCGGTGCTTACCATCCAAGATGACAACGGGTTTTCCATCAACTACAACCTTGCCGCCCAGGGGAGCACCCGCGTGCAATACGTTGGGAATATTGCCGAAGGAGGAACCGCTGCCATGGCCGATCAGGACACCCTGATGCGGATCATTCGGGTGGACCGTTTTGCTTGGCGCGATTGCACCCCGCTTTCCATCCTAAACTTCAACAGCAATGCTGCGGCCCCAGCAATGCCCGTCACCTACACCATCACCGACCCAACAAACCAGTATAAACTGGTGAACCCAGTGGGGGGCGGCTTGGTGAACACGTTTAGCACAACAGTGCAAGCCACGGGGACCTCAACGCCCGTGATTCGGTTCCTTCCGGTGGGCGTGGCAAACCAGTTGGCAACGCTAACCGTAACAACGGAAGATGGCAAACGGACCTTTAATCTCTACGCCTACTCCCGCGCTGCTGGCGCAGACTTTTTCATTAACAGCACCAAGCTGACATCCGATGCAGAGCTGTTCAAAAAAGATTTCATCTGCACCGGCGAGTCGTTCGTTACCCTCCCTGTTGTGATGAAAAACATTGGCGAAGGAACGATGCGAATCACCGATGTTGAGGCCTATGAAACCGACACCATCTACATGCAGGGGGCTCCACGGTATCAGTTGCGCCGCGTGAATGGAACCGCACTGATAGGAACCAAGGATTACTTCCTGACCACCGACCCAGGCGTGGCTCCGGCATCAAGCAATGCAACGCCGTTCTATCCATTGGAGACACCGGAAGCGGGTAACTCCACCTACTATCTGACCTTTGTACCACAGAAGCCTGGCAAGCGATTCACACGGATGTTTATCCACACAAACGCTGCCAACTTCACCGGAGTTGATGTTGATGGAACCGTGCGTGATGGATTGCTGGTGTTGGATCTGTTCGGACGTGGGATTGGGGCGCTTCCAGCCGCAAGCAACGGCTCTGCGATTAGCGCAGTCACCATGCCGCAAACCAAAATCGGCAAGACCTCGACAACAACCATCCAGCTATGCAACAACGGCGCGTGCGACCTTCGCGTTGGCCGCCGCCAGTTCCACGTGTTTGGCGGCGATGCCCAGGAGTTCAAGATTGTTGAAGCCTTCCTGGGAATTGGCACCGAGCAGAGCAACAACGACGACACATGGGTGATTCCGCCCGATAGCTGCGCTTCAATTACCTTCAGCTTCACTCCATCGCGCAGCGGAACGCGCCGCGCAACGGTGCAGCTGCAAACGAACGATTCCACAATCATTCTTCCAGGAAACACCGAGCGGGGAAGCTACTACTGGGATATCAGCGGCGTGGGGTTGGCCACGGTCCAGACAAACGATGTGGCCGTTGCCCCAAGCGTGATTGATGCCCCCGGCGCAGAGGCAGGAATCGGAAATGCCCACGCCGAAAACAACACCATCGAGCTAACAGTCATCGAAAAAGTGGTGATTGCCGGACCCGATGCTGCCGAATTTGCAATGAACCCGGCAAAGCCCTGGCCAGCCGTGCCATTTGCCATCAGCCCGGGGCAAAGCATTGATCTAAGCATCATCCACACGCCAGCGGCGGGAAGCCAGCCCGGACCACGCAACGCAATGCTCCTGCTGATTACCAGCACGGGCGACACGTTGACTGCAGCAATCACCGGCGAGGCCAACACGCGCACCATTGCAGTGGCCCCGGCCTCGTTGTTCGACAACGTGACGATTCCGGTTGGGAAGGTCGCACGCCAAACGGTGATGATTACCAACAATGGGACGGCCCCGCTGCGGTTGGGAACCACAACCATCACCGGCGCAACTTCCACCGATTACACCCTGGGTCGCCTGCCACGCACCAGCTTGGCCCCGGGACAGAGTGAGTTCCTTGAAGTCACCTACCGTCCGCTGAACCAGGGAACCTCCACCGCTACCTTGACCATCAACAGCAACGCCACCAACGGCGCGTTGACCGTCCAGCTTGGAGGAACCGCTACACGCATCCAGCCAGGAACTGGCGAATCCAACGGAACCAGCAGCGTGGACGCGACCTTTGGCGCAAACGGCACAACACTGTGGCAAACCACACCAAACCCAGGCCGCGACCTTGTGAAGCTGGCCTACCGTTTGGCCAATGCCGGGAACGTCTCGGTGAAGCTCTACAACGAGCAAGGCCAGGAAGTGCTGACCCTTGACGAAGGTGCACGCGCCGCCGGCGACCACAGCGTCAGCTTCAGCGTCCGTGAGTTGAACAGCGGCAGCTACCACTACCGCCTGAGCGTCAACGGCCAGACGATCACTCGTTCGATGGTCGTGGCCAAGTAA
- the trxB gene encoding thioredoxin-disulfide reductase has translation MDSHNDSPFVPPHHDGEVRNGREHHTLIIMGSGPAGLTAALYAARANLKPVILEGNVPGGQLTITTDVENYPGFEKGIMGPEMMEIFRRQAQRFGADCRFEFVDEVDLSQRPFKLKTDRGNLLSCDALIVATGASARLLNLESEAFFMGYGVSACATCDGFFYRGKEVLVVGGGDTAMEEANYLTRFASKVTLIHRRDTFRASKIMVDRVLANPKVEVIYDANVVNVIGDSSPMKSMTGVVLRSTKTGETWEMKADGLFIAIGHKPNTEVFHGQLQTDTNGYLITKGKSTYTNVDGVFACGDVQDHVYRQAVSAAGSGCMAAIDAERWLEVQAHHNAGMSAVGK, from the coding sequence ATGGATTCTCACAACGATTCCCCTTTCGTTCCGCCGCATCACGACGGTGAGGTTCGCAATGGTCGCGAGCATCATACGCTCATCATCATGGGGTCCGGCCCTGCGGGGCTGACGGCGGCGTTGTATGCCGCCCGTGCCAACCTAAAACCGGTCATCCTTGAGGGGAACGTCCCCGGCGGGCAGCTTACTATCACCACCGATGTTGAGAACTACCCCGGGTTCGAAAAAGGGATCATGGGGCCGGAGATGATGGAGATCTTTCGCCGCCAAGCCCAGCGATTCGGGGCCGATTGCCGGTTCGAGTTTGTGGACGAAGTGGACCTAAGCCAGCGCCCGTTCAAACTGAAAACCGATCGCGGCAACCTTCTTTCCTGCGATGCCTTGATTGTTGCCACCGGCGCATCGGCAAGGCTGCTGAACTTGGAGTCGGAAGCCTTCTTCATGGGCTACGGCGTTAGCGCGTGCGCCACCTGCGACGGGTTCTTCTACCGTGGGAAGGAAGTTCTGGTGGTGGGGGGGGGCGACACCGCAATGGAGGAGGCGAACTACCTTACCCGTTTTGCCAGCAAGGTGACGCTGATCCACCGCCGCGACACCTTCCGCGCTTCCAAAATCATGGTGGATAGGGTGTTGGCCAATCCCAAAGTTGAGGTGATTTATGATGCCAACGTGGTGAACGTAATCGGCGACAGCTCCCCGATGAAATCCATGACCGGAGTGGTGCTGCGCAGCACCAAAACGGGGGAAACATGGGAGATGAAGGCCGACGGATTGTTCATCGCCATTGGCCACAAGCCGAACACCGAAGTCTTCCACGGGCAGCTTCAGACCGACACGAACGGCTATCTGATCACCAAAGGAAAAAGCACCTACACCAACGTTGATGGAGTGTTCGCCTGTGGCGACGTTCAGGACCACGTCTATCGCCAAGCGGTCTCGGCCGCCGGAAGCGGTTGCATGGCCGCGATTGATGCCGAACGCTGGCTGGAAGTGCAAGCCCACCACAACGCAGGAATGTCGGCAGTGGGGAAGTAG
- a CDS encoding UMP kinase, translated as MDHPQYKRILLKLSGEALMGEAGYGIDPQMLETFASEVETIYQLGVEIGIVIGGGNIYRGIQAAAEGIHKVTGDYMGMLATVMNALAMQSALENRGITTRLQTAIKMEQIAEPFIRRRAVRHLEKGRVVIFGAGTGNPYFTTDTAAALRAIEIEAGALIMGKNGVDGIYNADPRTNPTAQRYDHVTYREVHERNLRVMDLTAITLCQENRLPIIVFNMSQPGNLKRLILGEHIGTVVRGEG; from the coding sequence ATGGACCATCCACAATACAAGCGAATTTTGCTGAAGCTCAGCGGCGAAGCCCTTATGGGGGAAGCCGGCTACGGCATTGACCCGCAGATGCTGGAGACTTTTGCCAGCGAGGTGGAGACGATCTATCAGCTTGGTGTGGAAATTGGAATCGTCATTGGCGGCGGCAATATCTATCGCGGAATCCAAGCCGCTGCCGAAGGGATTCACAAGGTGACGGGGGACTACATGGGGATGCTGGCCACGGTGATGAACGCCCTGGCAATGCAAAGCGCGTTGGAGAATCGGGGCATCACCACCCGGCTGCAAACAGCGATTAAAATGGAGCAGATTGCCGAGCCGTTCATCCGCCGCCGTGCCGTGCGCCACCTTGAAAAAGGGCGTGTGGTGATCTTTGGCGCGGGAACCGGCAACCCGTACTTCACCACCGATACCGCCGCCGCGCTTCGGGCAATCGAGATTGAAGCCGGCGCGCTGATTATGGGGAAGAATGGCGTTGACGGCATCTACAACGCCGACCCCCGCACGAACCCCACCGCCCAGCGATACGACCACGTCACCTACCGCGAAGTCCACGAACGCAACCTGCGGGTGATGGACCTAACCGCCATCACCCTTTGCCAGGAAAATCGCCTTCCCATTATCGTCTTCAACATGAGCCAGCCGGGCAACCTGAAACGGCTGATCCTGGGGGAACATATCGGAACCGTGGTGCGGGGCGAAGGGTGA
- a CDS encoding succinate dehydrogenase/fumarate reductase iron-sulfur subunit has product MTIHLKVWRQDSPTQPGKFVQYAVPGVNPHMSFLEMFDLLNEQLSAKGEVPVEFDNDCREGICGSCSMVINGMPHGPQRGTAACQLHMRHFNDGDHIVVEPWRAAAFPMIRDLVVDRSSLDRIIAAGGFISTNTGAPPDANSLPVSKADSDRAFDYAACIGCGACVAACPNASASLFTAAKIGHLALLPQGAPERKRRVINMVEQMEKEGFGDCSNHGECEAACPKEISISAIATMRREYVKAVVGS; this is encoded by the coding sequence ATGACCATCCATTTGAAGGTGTGGCGGCAAGATTCGCCGACGCAGCCCGGAAAGTTTGTCCAGTACGCCGTTCCGGGGGTGAACCCCCACATGTCCTTCCTGGAAATGTTCGACCTGCTGAACGAGCAGTTGTCGGCAAAAGGTGAGGTCCCCGTGGAGTTCGATAACGACTGCCGCGAAGGGATTTGCGGGTCCTGCAGCATGGTAATTAACGGAATGCCCCACGGCCCGCAGCGCGGAACCGCCGCGTGCCAGCTTCACATGCGGCATTTCAACGATGGCGACCACATCGTTGTTGAACCGTGGCGCGCCGCTGCCTTCCCGATGATTCGCGACTTGGTGGTGGACCGCAGCTCGCTGGACCGGATTATCGCCGCTGGCGGGTTCATCAGCACCAACACCGGCGCGCCCCCCGATGCCAACTCGCTTCCGGTCAGCAAAGCCGACAGCGACCGTGCGTTCGATTACGCCGCGTGCATCGGTTGCGGGGCCTGCGTTGCCGCCTGCCCGAACGCAAGCGCGTCGCTCTTCACCGCCGCAAAAATTGGCCACCTTGCGCTGCTGCCACAAGGCGCGCCGGAGCGGAAACGCCGCGTTATCAACATGGTGGAGCAGATGGAGAAGGAAGGCTTTGGCGATTGCTCCAACCACGGCGAATGCGAAGCCGCTTGCCCGAAGGAGATCAGCATCAGCGCAATCGCGACCATGCGCCGGGAGTATGTGAAGGCGGTAGTGGGAAGCTAA